The Trichoderma breve strain T069 chromosome 2, whole genome shotgun sequence DNA segment CAGTAGTCTCCGGCAAGGCTAGGggggcatcgtcatcgccataCTCATTGTGGATTGTAGCCGTGAGCGCTGCTATTTATTCACTTTTCAAGTCGGAGATTGGATTAATCCAATTTTTGGTAAGAAGAGCACAATTTTACAAAGAATGACTGAGCTCGTGCTAATAATTGATGACAGCCTGCACTGACTCCTCTGCTCTTGGCGGTTCAAAATTACCTTGGATCCGCCTCAAGGCCTGCTGGCTTATTTTCCCCTTTGGTGAGCAGCAACTGGGGTGCCATTctggctgcttcttttggtGTTCTCACATTCTCGAATTGGAGTATTTGGGCATTCTTATTCTCTATAATTCCAAGCACgtttctcttcattttttaTACTGCTTTGTTGCCAAGAAATAGGACATCTACAATTTTCCCGTCCATCAACCTTGAGAATAACATTCGGCCACTTTCTGTACGCATTGCTGTTCTTCTGTTATTTATATCAGGCGTGGACATTGTCTTTTTTGGATTAAATTCAACCGGCATCATCAGAACCTTTTTCCTGGCTTTTATCAAGGCCTTGTCCTGGTTTTTTGTTATCCAAGTGGTAGGTTTTCCCGTGGACATGCAATGAGTCAAACTTTTGGGTCATTAACTATTGCTCAGGCTCGAGATGCTTCTTGGATTGTTGCTCCTCTGATCACCACATTTAGTATCTCTTTCACTACTAATCCAACAAATGAATCATCGGACTTTCAGGCTGTGGCCTACACTTTAGTTTCCGTCATCACTCTCGGCCAACTAGTCGCTCTGTTACCGAAACAAGCAAAATTCAGGCTTGTGTTATGGCTGTTTGGCCTCGCATCAATTATACCCCTTTTATCCAACCTCTGGATGATTCGCGATGCGCAGCAATCGGCGAAAATATTTGGCCCTGAGCGAGAGCACCCCGTCGAGAGCCTTGTACGCGGCGGCAAGGCCAGCTTTAAGAGTCTTATCAAGACCCAGTCCAAGTCTTACAAGGAGGCTGTCGAACAATACCAGCTCCGATACGATGCTGAACCGCCGCCAGGTTTCGAAGCTTGGTATAAGTTTGCAGTTGACAATGAATCCCCTATAATCGACGATTTTGACGCAATCCATCATGCCGTGTCACCATTTTGGAAACTCAGCGGGAAAACAGTGACTGAGACTATGAGCCAGATTCACTTCGCGCAAAACAGTGAAATGTGGTTCTGCAGTTTCAACGGTGAATCTGCCATCTCGGACTGTGCGCATGCTTATCGAGTTTTCGATAGACATCTCAAGGTTCTGCTCGATACGCTGTTCCAAGGACTAAATGGCGCTCTTCCCGACGTCAAGTTTCTGGTGAATCATTTTGATGAGCCGCGGGTATTAATACCGACGTGGGGAGCAGAAGAGGCCCGTAACCATCCGCAGTTTAACATCACCAGCATGTCCCATCAACCTATTTGGGGCGAGATCACAAAATTTTGTGCGTCCAAGGATAAAagcaagaaagcaaagacacAGTCTTCGTCGCAAGCGTTTGATCTACCGTTTGTCATAGATCAATCCTCTGCCATGGATCTCTGTGAACACCCAGAGTATCGCAATATGCACGGCCTCTTCATGAGCCCCGTGTCCTTTTCGCTTGTCGAGGGGTTTGTCCCCGCTCTCTCGACCGGCTCGCCTTCGACAATGGGCGACATTTTACTCCCGAGTCCTGCATACATTGAGGGAGAGTTTATATATGACGACTCAAAAGAGGTCGGCTGGGATGAAAAGCGTAATAACCTCTACTGGGCTGGATCCACGACTGGCGGGTTTGCCACAGATGCAAACTGGGTAAATTACCAGAGGCAACGATTTGTGAAGCTGGCACAAAACATTGAGCGACGAGAATTTTACTATTTGCGAGAGATTGGCGGTGTAATCCAGCGCGTTGCGTCAACGTTTCTGAACGGTCGACTCTTTGACGTCGCCTTTACCAGGATATTCCAGTGCGACAGGAAATATTGCAGAGATCAGAAGAGGTTCTTCAAGGTCGGTGGCTGGGCAGACAAGGACAAAGCACTCAAGTCACGTCTAGTCTTTGATCTAGATGGAAATGGTATTAGTGGTCGCTATTACAAGCTGCTCGCATCAAAGTCGGCACCGATGAAGCAAACGCTGCTCAGAGAATGGCACGATGATCGTCTCGTTCCCTGGGTTCATTACATCCCAGTTAGCCAAAGCTTGGAAGAGCTCCCCGAGTTGGTGTTTTATTTGACATCAACCGAGGCTGGACAAAACAGGGCAAAAGAAATTGCAGAGCAAGGTCGAGATTGGTTCTTTAAGGCGCTGAGGGAAAAAGACATGGCAGTGTACATGTATCGTCTATTATTGGAGTTGGCGAGGCTACAGGACCCGAGCAGAGAGGCAGGATTTCCTGCAACCCACTAGTTAATACGAGTTATACGGAATGTCAAGAAACGATACGTTGCATGCACGCCAGGGATGGATGAATCATTTTGATTGGAGACAACAGCAAAAGTTCAGTTCACTAAATTAACCTAATTGTTGAATAGCCAAAGTTACAGAATTATTACCAATTCATGAATCCTACAGACAAGGATGTCGCCGTGACTCATTGCGATCAACTCATTGTAGTTGCTTGACTCCTCTCTGATAAATCACAATTTTGCATGCActgcatacgagtacactcACCAACACCTTCATTCCTACGAATACGCAATGATTGTCAGAAATGGCATCTTCACAAAAAGTCATGCCGGCGCTGCATCCTTCTCAGGCAgctgccatcgccaacatcaaaGCCCAGGCAGCAACGCTTCAGCCAGAGGCTCTCCAAACCATATCTCACATTTTTCGCATGTCCAACATCCCAATAGCGAAACTAGAGGATATCCGAAAGACAATAATTCAACATGCCCGCGTTGCGTTGCATTTTCACCCTGATCGCCCGTCTCGTAGTGGGCGCACTGTCGTTGAATCTCTCCTCAGGGATGGCACATACCGGAATCAATTCGAAACTGGCATCTCCAACGGCCTTGTTGCAACTCAGCTGGGCGGTGCACGAGACGAATGGGAGCGAAACCTTTTCAGCGGTGCTTATCATGACACTGGCAATTCAGACACTGTGTCGAATGCCTTCGATCCGACACTAAGACCAAAGTACGGTGCTTTGGACTTGATGCGTAATTCTGACGGGCCTGCTCCGCGATTCGGGTCTTGCTATTTCTTGCTTCGACCAGAAGTGTCATCTCGGTCTACTTTTACCTTTGGTGGTTCTCAAGCAATCCCAAAAGAAAGAGGCACGGTGGATGAGTTCGATGCGATATTGGCCGCTCTATTGAAAGAATGTTTTCTACGAGATACAGCTCTGGGTGTAGAAAATGTACGACCAAAAAGGATGGTGGAGTATATCGACGCATTGAGCAAATCACCTCTCGTAAAAGGCATTTACAAAAGACCGCCAAGCCGTAACCTAGATCACTTGATCGAGGCGCAGATTCACGGCGATGTTCTTCTTTCACGAGATGTCGAAGCCCTGGTTGTCGATCCGTCGTTTTTCACGCGGGGCGGCACTGGGCTCCTTCTCCTGGCTCTGGGCGAAACATATAGATTCCCAGTCTTTGTACATCACGGATTTCAGCTGTCTTCAGGGAGCGTTCCTAGTGACTTCAGAGGGCCAACGATGCCGCCCTTGGCGGCTCAAATTGCGCTTAATGGCATCGTGGATGTACAGATTATTGGCGAGGCAGTAAAAGATTGGGTTGCTTGCGCTGATTTGCTGGGAGATAGAGGAGATTTAGCCCAAGGGTTACAAGAGTTAAAGCTGTTATGGCATGTTTTAGTTCGGTACGGATAGGAGGCTCGGATAGCTGAGCCGCTTCGAAAATGCTTTGTAAACAGGCTAATAGCTTTTTGGTTGATTAGTATTCGGCACCGCGCTTGTGGATTACGAACTGATGCGGGTAGCTGTTCCGTATATTGTTTAATACGAGTACTGTGCTTCAACTCGAAATGTGGAGAGAGTTTCCAGAGGATGGACACGAACACGTAAGAAAAGGCACACGTTGGAGTAAAGAGCCTCGAGGCGTAACCCTCCTGGACCAAGTGCTTACTCTTCGCGTGTTCCTTACGCCTCTTCTTGGTCATTCTCCTGATTGATAAGAAGTTTATCTCGGGACCGCCCATTACACTGCTGACACCAAGAAAGGGCAGCAGTAACAAGTCCGCAATTATGAATCTGCCCGCGCGCTTAGTCGGCCTAATGACTCTAAGAGCCATTCAGTCTAGCCTCGGACTCGTCGGGGCGGGTCAAAGGAATCTGTTTGCCCCCCCGGTCGGATTTTTGCAAAGGATCCCACTGGAAAAAGTCCCAGGGGTTCGTCATTAAACTGTTTGACGTCGGAAGTCGGACAACGCGATGGAGGTAGTGCGAGTGCTATCTTATGTCGGAGCTGTTGAGGAGGGCGGAGTCTTTCGCGGAGTTTGGGCAGCTTAggattctcttcttttactttttaatatactCCGTATCTTCTGCTGTAATTGTCCTTCCGAGCAACTGAGCCCGCCGTTTGTCTTCGAGTTGCTCTTTATACAGCGTGGCTTCGGGTTGGCGACAGCCCGTCAACAACCAACGCCACaatggcttcctcttctgagGCTTCTTCCCGCAGCGAAAATGGCTATCGCTATGATTCAATTTCCGATCCGAATGCGTCTTCACGAACCGAATCGCCCTCGttgtcatctccagctcctaCAGCAAAGCAGCCGACGGTCCGACTCCTCGCCCCCGATCTCCAGCGCGGCCTTCTCATGGCCCTGATGGCCATGGATCATCTCGCTCTCGGTCTAAATACTTGGCAACATGGAACAAACATTGATGGGGAGATGGATGGTCTTATAGTGCGCCGCTGGAACTTCACCACCGCCTATATCGTTCGCACATTGACCCATTTCTGTGCTCCGGGATTCACATTTCTTCTCGGAATGGGAGTTGTTCTCCTCTCTCAGTCGCGTACTCGTATCGGTTGGTCGGCAGGCAGACTAATGCAATACTATGCCGTGAGAGGTCTTGTGTTGACCGCAGTGACTTGGATAATTGGACTTGTGGCATCAGGAGGCCAATTCTGGTTCATGAACGTCGTTTTATTCTCACTAGGAGTTGACTATGTTTTAGCGGGGATGTTGTGGCTGCTGATGGATCAAACTGAGAAGTGGCTCAGCGGGGTGTTGGAGAGAGGTCTTTTGATAATGGACAAGCGATCTGGAGCCGTGTATGTCCCCACgactgatgatgatgaggatgaagagggaggagTTAGCCAGCCCTTGCTACTCGGACGAAGGCACGCTGCCAGAGAAAGCGAGAGAGCGGCAACGGCTTCATCACTCTCATGGCATATccacaacatcttcctcgtTGTTCTCAGCGTCATTACCATTTGGTGGAATATCTGGCTATCCGAGGACCATGGCCGCTGCAGCCTTGACACAGAGGGATCAGACGGTTCCGTTTCAACTCAATTCGTCCCTACGTCGAAGCATCCTTTTCTCGCCATCTGGTTCTGGTACGTCTCTACTGAGCACGTCATGTCGAATTTCCCCCCTATGGCATGGCTCTCCTTTGCCATTCTCGGACTTCTCTACGGCCGCATCATTTCTGCCCGGAAGTGGACAATCTCTGCTGTTGCCATCGGCCACGCATCTGCCGGGGTCATCTTTGCTGCCATTTTCGTTCTCACCAGACTTCTGCGTGTAGGCAACCTCTCAGAGGATTGTTTGCATACACCCGCGCAAGATGCTCAGACTGCCAACGAAAACCCTTACCTTgcctcagcagcatcctTCTTCTACATCATCAAGTACCCCCCTGATGTTGCTTTTTGGGCCTTCACCATGGCTGGCAACCTATTTATGCTCGGAGCGTTCAGCTCCATCCCTGTGCACATTGCAAAGCGCTTCGGTATGCTTTTGAGCTTTGGTACATCGTCCCTGTTCTTCTATGTAGTCCATCTCAACCTCGTCATGTCTCCTCTGGGCACGTTGCTCAAAAACCTTTTTGGCACTGAAACCGGTCACGGAGACCCTATGCATCCTGGAAACACCAAAGGCATCGCCAATCTCTTTGTTTATTTCATCTTCTGgtgtcttttgcttctcatTATGTGGCCAGCCTGTTTTTATTACAGTCGTTTCAAGAGCACAAGGCACGCGGATTCTTTGTGGAGATTCTTTTAAGAAATTGTTGTGGTTAAAAAGCGGGAAATAAATAGCATTAGTCTAATTGATATAGATGATGGATTCGTCAATCATAAACAAATATGTAGTAAAGCGTGTATCCTCAGCAAAAGACTGCGCCATATGTATGCATCCCACATTAGAAGTGAATATATATGGAGAGAATATGGATCATCAAAGTCGTCGTAAGTCGTTATTTCCTTAGCCTGTACCTTTGCAGCCAActgccctcttttttcgGTGGATTGCTCTCTCTTGTGTTTCTCgtggcttcttctctgagttgttgttgatgcttcTGCTCTCGCAGCTGCTGTTCTCGTAGTTGTTGTTCTCGTAGTTGTTGTTCCCGCAGTTGTTGTTCTCTCTGCTGTTGTTCCCTCTGCTGTTGTTCCCTCTGTTGTTGTTCTCTCTGTTGCTGTTCTCTCTGTTGCTGTTCTCTCTGTTGCTGCTCTCTCTGTTGCTGCTCTCtctgttgttgttctcgttgttgctgctgctgcttgtgtaactcctgctgctgccgttGCTCCCACCTTTGTTCAGCTCTTCTCAGTGTTGCAGCCGCATCCCAGTAGTCTCTCTTCTCAGCCACATTTCTAGCCAATTCGCCTCTTCTATTCTGGATCGTAGGATTGGCCCCCAAATCGCGTAATGCGCGAATCACTTCTCGTCGTTCCGAATCTCCATCCTCGGCAGATCTAGCAGCATAGTGAAGTGGTGTTCTTCCATCAGTGGTCTGGCAGTTGGGATCAGCCTTGCCGCGCTCGATAAGCATCTCTACTGTGGCAGCAGTTGAATAACGCGCAGCCAAGTGAAGAGGCATGCAGCCACCGTCAGCACGAGCGTGAACATTTGCGCCATGATCAAGAAGATACATGGCGACGGCCATATGGTCACGCTCGACAGCGAGATGCAATGGTGTCAGTCCATGAGGATCGCATGAGTCGGGAGGCGCTTGGCGCATGCAGTTGGCCACAGTTTTGACGTCGCCTTCCcaagcagcatccagcagGATATCTTTTGGATTCGGAAGTGGATTTGTATTACGCGGATCAAGGCCCGTTGTGCTTGTATTGGCAGAGCCATGAGACTGAGGCGGCGGCTCAACTGATGGTTCTGAGCGCGGAGGAGTCGGCGGATTTGGGACGACTTTTGGAGAAATTCCAGTTGCCTCAAAATGTCCTTTGGATTTGGGAGACAATTGTGGTGATGGGGGAGGTCGGCTGGGTATTGAAGTTGCTGGCTGCTGCATCGGTATTGATGTGTTTAGCGGAGGGTTCATCCTTGCCGCCGTTTGAGGGGGCGTAGATGCATTTGGTGTGGAGATGCCTGGTGATGGTCTTTTCAAAGCTCGACTACTGGTTGTTAGAATTACCAAGTAACTGAGGGAAGGGGGGTAGACGAACGCGTAGATATTTGACATGAGAGTACCAAGTTGCAGCAACTGTTGTTGCAActcggcatcggcggctTTAATCTGCTCCTCACCCTCGTTTTTGTAATTGTACGAATGCCAGAAGCCTTCCAAGCGTCCAAGAGCTGTGCTGTCTTGCTTGGCAGCTCCAGAAAAACTCGCCAGCAatttcgtcatcttcttcaatgtcTCACTAGTGCTTTCGATGGCGTCTTCAATGTGAGACTTGAGGACCTGTCCTGATTCGTCCTCAATGAGGTCTGGCCTGGCCTCTAGGCATTCTTTCATCTGCTGAATAGTGTCACGCGTGGTGGATATCCGAGTAGAGAGAGCGCGGATCTCATCCGGGGCGTCGTTTACGTCGTTGAACCACTCAACCCATTCTTTTGCCTTGTCGGCATGCTCCGAAAGCGCACGAATTCCCGCATATGTCGCAAATGAAGTTGGGAAtttgctgaagaagctgtctgAGCCTCTGCGCTCATGCTTCGGACGGCGAGAGGGCGATGTTGGTTGCTGGGAAGAGCTTGGCTGAGAATGAGAATTTCTATCGTAGCCATCTACCGAAGCGGAGCGATATCTATCGGAAGCAGGGCGATGGCTATCAGAAGCTGTAGACGGTCTCTGATAGGGAGAGCTGCCTCGCTTCGCAGGCTGCGGTCTATTATTTGCCGATGCTGAAGGCGGATATCGTCGGGCCTCTTGCCGAGCCtcccttgaagaagagctgttCCATTCAGCTTTGGGCGCAAGATGGGGAGAGGACGGAGGTACGCCTGTAGCTACTGCACCCCCATATCCATGTCGATCACGCCGGTCATGACTGCCACTCCGTTGCGATCGTGAAGGCGCTGGCGACTGAGGTTGATGCGTCATATCTCGTGGTCGAGGAATTTCCGAAGAGGAATATCGTCGTCGGGGAGGCGATCGGGACTGGTGGCTGCGACGAGCATCTCCACCGCCTGATACTCTCTGGCGAGAATGAGGTGATACAGATCCTCGAGATAAGGACTCTCGTCGTGGCGGGCTTCGAGCCCTGCTGGATGAAGCCGATGGGGGCGGCATCGTCGGCCTCTGAACCTCCTGGTGCGACCTGAAATCTTTCGCCCCAGATTGCCGCTGGAATTCCGGAGTCGGCCGCTCGCCCGCCGAAATAGACGCCCGACGACGCCGTGGCTCGCCCGATTGCTTCACCATATCCTTGTGTGCATCGTCGCGACGGCCTCGGGAGAAGAGGTTGGAGCCCACGGCCTTGACAGAGCTCGATCGAAAGGGCAGCTTGCTGCGAGGCATCGGTTCGGTAATGGCATTTCACGGCGGTACAGGATCTTGTTCTGGAAGGTATTGCGTGCCTCGTGTTGTCGACACATGCATGTGTTTGTATAGAGGTTGacagaggagggaggagaagaaaagggaaggCCACGGGCCTTGACTCGGTCCTTCAGCTCATcctgatgctgttgctgcagtCAGTCAGTCCATAGCCACTGCAGCCTGCTGCCTTCAAGAGCACGAGGACGAATTCGGCATGACGCTATGCGCACGAGGCCAGGCTTTGAAGGTGGGTGAGACGATGTCTAGTGTGGGAGCGGCCAACCAGCCACAGCACAGGGTGGCTTTGCGAACTTTGCTATGGGGCAATGCAACAAGCTTGGCCTGAGTTGAAAATAGTGACTACTAGTAGGCACCTCTCTGTCGCAGGAGTGTTGGTTGGAAGTGTTTATTGTGACATATCGGAGCAAGAGCCTCATTTCCTGGACCTTTCTTTTCGAAATTCTCCCCAAGACAAGCCCCAACGTGAAGCCGTTGACGAGGGGCTTACAACAGGAAGTACACAAACTTCGGCTTAGGCCGACCGAACAGCGCATATTGTGTTACCTCATTGGGGGGCCGATTGGACAATTTGGAATACTTCAAATACCAGATGCCGAGgctttaatttttttacaCGAATTCAACAAAATGTTTTGTGCCAG contains these protein-coding regions:
- a CDS encoding glycosyl transferase family 90 domain-containing protein yields the protein MWLPRADDAGPSAGYAGAALLFATLVQWLSSQDSELDTEILCWAFLPVLIKSLSQPQPKSLLRPVVSGKARGASSSPYSLWIVAVSAAIYSLFKSEIGLIQFLPALTPLLLAVQNYLGSASRPAGLFSPLVSSNWGAILAASFGVLTFSNWSVDIVFFGLNSTGIIRTFFLAFIKALSWFFVIQVARDASWIVAPLITTFSISFTTNPTNESSDFQAVAYTLVSVITLGQLVALLPKQAKFRLVLWLFGLASIIPLLSNLWMIRDAQQSAKIFGPEREHPVESLVRGGKASFKSLIKTQSKSYKEAVEQYQLRYDAEPPPGFEAWYKFAVDNESPIIDDFDAIHHAVSPFWKLSGKTVTETMSQIHFAQNSEMWFCSFNGESAISDCAHAYRVFDRHLKVLLDTLFQGLNGALPDVKFLVNHFDEPRVLIPTWGAEEARNHPQFNITSMSHQPIWGEITKFCASKDKSKKAKTQSSSQAFDLPFVIDQSSAMDLCEHPEYRNMHGLFMSPVSFSLVEGFVPALSTGSPSTMGDILLPSPAYIEGEFIYDDSKEVGWDEKRNNLYWAGSTTGGFATDANWVNYQRQRFVKLAQNIERREFYYLREIGGVIQRVASTFLNGRLFDVAFTRIFQCDRKYCRDQKRFFKVGGWADKDKALKSRLVFDLDGNGISGRYYKLLASKSAPMKQTLLREWHDDRLVPWVHYIPVSQSLEELPELVFYLTSTEAGQNRAKEIAEQGRDWFFKALREKDMAVYMYRLLLELARLQDPSREAGFPATH
- a CDS encoding ankyrin repeats (3 copies) domain-containing protein; the protein is MPRSKLPFRSSSVKAVGSNLFSRGRRDDAHKDMVKQSGEPRRRRASISAGERPTPEFQRQSGAKDFRSHQEVQRPTMPPPSASSSRARSPPRRESLSRGSVSPHSRQRVSGGGDARRSHQSRSPPRRRYSSSEIPRPRDMTHQPQSPAPSRSQRSGSHDRRDRHGYGGAVATGVPPSSPHLAPKAEWNSSSSREARQEARRYPPSASANNRPQPAKRGSSPYQRPSTASDSHRPASDRYRSASVDGYDRNSHSQPSSSQQPTSPSRRPKHERRGSDSFFSKFPTSFATYAGIRALSEHADKAKEWVEWFNDVNDAPDEIRALSTRISTTRDTIQQMKECLEARPDLIEDESGQVLKSHIEDAIESTSETLKKMTKLLASFSGAAKQDSTALGRLEGFWHSYNYKNEGEEQIKAADAELQQQLLQLGTLMSNIYARALKRPSPGISTPNASTPPQTAARMNPPLNTSIPMQQPATSIPSRPPPSPQLSPKSKGHFEATGISPKVVPNPPTPPRSEPSVEPPPQSHGSANTSTTGLDPRNTNPLPNPKDILLDAAWEGDVKTVANCMRQAPPDSCDPHGLTPLHLAVERDHMAVAMYLLDHGANVHARADGGCMPLHLAARYSTAATVEMLIERGKADPNCQTTDGRTPLHYAARSAEDGDSERREVIRALRDLGANPTIQNRRGELARNVAEKRDYWDAAATLRRAEQRWEQRQQQELHKQQQQQREQQQREQQQREQQQREQQQREQQQREQQQREQQQREQQQREQQLREQQLREQQLREQQLREQKHQQQLREEATRNTRESNPPKKEGSWLQRYRLRK